A segment of the Streptomyces sp. L2 genome:
TGTATGCCTGCCTCTGCGGTGCCTTGCCGGTGCCGATCGCCCTCTGTACGGACATCGAAGCCCAAGTCCCTTGTGCCGGACTTAACTTGAGACTTGAAGCGCTTTGTCGCGCAGAAGCCCGCGCCTCCCGGGGCGCGGGCGTCCGCAACGCGGGGCGCGCGCTCAGCAGTTCGCCAGGTATCCCTGCAACGCGCTCTTCTCGGCGGGGTCCACGGAGAGGTCGTAGTAGTACTTCACCTGCACCCAGGCGCGGACGTACGTGCAGCGGTACGCCGTGCGGGACGGCATCCAGGTGGCCGGGTCCTGGTCGCCCTTGGACTGGTTGACGTTGTCGGTGACGGCGAGGAGCTGGGGCCGGGTGACGTCGTTGGCGAAGGCCTGGCGGTGCGCGGTGGTCCACTTGCTCGCGCCGGAGTCCCAGGCCTCGGCGAGCGGGACGAGGTGGTCGATGTCGACGTCGGACGGCGAGGACCAGGTCGCGCCGTCGTACGGCGAGTACCAGCTGCCGCTCGTCGGGTAGCAGGACGAGTTGGTCGTGACGTTCGAGCCGTCGCGCTTGAGGATCCACTCGCGGGTGTTGCAGGTGCCGGAGATGGTGATCCAGGTGGGGAACTTGCTGCGCTCGTAGCCGGTGCGGTTCTCGGCGGCCACGGTGAGCTGGGAGAGGTAGCTCCGGGCGGTCGCGCCGCTGACCGGGGTGGGCAGGGCGGCGGAGGCGCTGGGGGAGTTGAAGAGGGCGGCGGAGGCGATGAGTCCGGTGAGGGTCGCGAGTATGCTGAGCCGTCGACGCGCGTAGACTTTCCGCATGTGAACTTCCTTGTGGGGTGGGGGTTTTGGCTGCGGGCAGGGGAATGCTCGCGGTGTCGTGTGACCGGGGAGTGAGCGCTCGGTTAGACGCTAGTGACGCGTTCATGACACGACAAGGTTCACGGCGGAACTTTCGCGTCCCTTACTATGGAGGCGCAGAAGGGGAGTAGCTCTTCGCCGGACCGTCGACATACTGCTCAGCCAGCCTGAGCCGGCGCCCGGAGGCGGATCCCGCGCGGACCGCCCAGCGAGACCTTCGGCAAGCAGTGCACACCCGTGCCTCCATGGCGCGAGTGCCGAGTGCGCTGCCGTGCCGAGGTGTCTGAGGACGAGCTACAGCACTCTCGGTGGGGCGGCCCCGACCGATTGAGGAACCTTGATCAGCATCACCGTGACGGCGCTCGTGTTCGGCGTCATCTTCCTCGCCGAACTGCCGGACAAGACCGCGCTCGCCGGTCTCGTCCTCGGCACCCGCTACCGCGCCTCGTACGTCTTCGCGGGCGTCGCCGCCGCCTTCCTGCTGCATGTCGTGCTCGCCGTCGCGGCGGGCAGCGCGCTGACCCTGCTGCCGCAGCGGCTCGTGCACGCGCTGACCGGTGTGCTCTTCCTCGCCGGTGCGGCGGTGCTGGCGCTGAAGCGGGGCGAGGAGGAGGAAGAGGTCCGCAAGCCCGCCGACCAGTCCTTCTGGAAGGTCGCGGGGACCGGGTTCACGCTCATCCTGGTCGCGGAGTTCGGCGATCTGACC
Coding sequences within it:
- a CDS encoding HNH endonuclease family protein — encoded protein: MRKVYARRRLSILATLTGLIASAALFNSPSASAALPTPVSGATARSYLSQLTVAAENRTGYERSKFPTWITISGTCNTREWILKRDGSNVTTNSSCYPTSGSWYSPYDGATWSSPSDVDIDHLVPLAEAWDSGASKWTTAHRQAFANDVTRPQLLAVTDNVNQSKGDQDPATWMPSRTAYRCTYVRAWVQVKYYYDLSVDPAEKSALQGYLANC
- a CDS encoding TMEM165/GDT1 family protein: MISITVTALVFGVIFLAELPDKTALAGLVLGTRYRASYVFAGVAAAFLLHVVLAVAAGSALTLLPQRLVHALTGVLFLAGAAVLALKRGEEEEEVRKPADQSFWKVAGTGFTLILVAEFGDLTQIMTANLAARYDDPISVGLGAVLGLWAVAGLGIVGGKALMRKVPLRLITQIAALLMLGLGVWSLWEAVAG